One part of the Lotus japonicus ecotype B-129 chromosome 2, LjGifu_v1.2 genome encodes these proteins:
- the LOC130739598 gene encoding aspartyl protease family protein 2: MASHPSLTLLILIFFFNFRSSTEEYLKLPLVKRNPLSSPSHLLAADIQRLNTHHHHHPSNIKSPLVSGAFTGAGQYFADLRIGSPPQRLLLVADTGSDIVWVKCSACRNCSNHPPGSAFLARHSKTFSNHHCSATSCRLLPHPKTAPPCNNHTRSCHYEYSYADGSLTAGLFSKETTTFNTSSGKEVKLKNLNFGCGFRISGPSVTGASFNGAQGVMGLGRGPISFISQLGRRFGNSFSYCLLDYTISPPPKSYLTIGDVVSQKLSYTPLLNNPLSPTFYYIAIEDVTVDGVKLPITASVWEIDDQGNGGTVVDSGTTLTFLAEPAYRQILAAFRRRVRLPAVEDPSLAFDLCVNVSGVARVKFPKLRIGLAGKSVLSPPARNYFIEVADRVKCLAIQPAKPGSGFSVIGNLMQQGYLFQFEVDRSRVGFSRRGCAVR; encoded by the coding sequence ATGGCGTCACacccctctctcactctcctcattctcatcttcttcttcaacttccgCAGCTCCACAGAGGAATACCTCAAGCTCCCATTAGTAAAGAGAAACCCACTATCTTCACCATCTCACCTTCTCGCCGCCGACATCCAACGCCTcaacacccaccaccaccaccaccccagCAACATCAAGTCCCCCCTCGTCTCCGGCGCCTTCACCGGCGCCGGCCAGTACTTCGCCGACCTCCGAATCGGCTCCCCACCGCAACGCCTCCTCCTCGTCGCCGACACCGGCAGCGACATCGTCTGGGTCAAATGCTCCGCCTGCAGAAACTGCTCCAACCACCCACCCGGATCCGCATTCCTCGCCCGCCACTCCAAAACCTTCTCCAACCACCACTGCTCCGCCACCTCCTGCCGCCTCCTCCCTCACCCGAAAACCGCCCCGCCCTGCAACAACCACACCCGCTCCTGCCACTACGAATACTCCTACGCCGACGGTTCCCTAACCGCCGGTCTCTTCTCAAAGGAAACGACGACGTTCAACACGAGCTCCGGCAAGGAAGTGAAATTGAAGAATCTGAACTTCGGGTGCGGGTTTCGGATCTCCGGCCCGAGCGTAACCGGAGCAAGCTTCAACGGCGCGCAAGGAGTAATGGGCTTGGGCCGTGGGCCCATATCATTCATCTCTCAACTGGGTCGAAGATTCGGGAACAGCTTCTCTTACTGTCTACTCGACTACACCATATCACCGCCTCCGAAGAGTTACCTCACCATCGGCGACGTCGTTTCGCAGAAGCTAAGTTACACTCCGTTGCTAAACAACCCTCTCTCTCCCACTTTTTACTATATTGCCATCGAAGATGTAACCGTCGACGGCGTAAAACTACCGATAACCGCTTCCGTTTGGGAAATCGACGACCAGGGTAACGGCGGCACCGTCGTGGACTCCGGCACCACGCTGACTTTCTTAGCTGAGCCAGCTTACCGGCAGATCCTGGCCGCGTTTCGGCGGCGCGTGAGGCTTCCGgcggtggaggatccttccctGGCGTTCGACCTCTGCGTGAATGTCTCCGGCGTGGCTAGGGTGAAGTTCCCGAAGCTGAGGATTGGTCTTGCCGGGAAATCGGTGTTGTCGCCGCCGGCGAGGAACTATTTCATTGAGGTGGCGGATCGGGTCAAGTGTTTGGCGATCCAACCCGCGAAACCGGGTTCCGGGTTTTCGGTTATAGGGAATCTTATGCAACAAGGTTACTTGTTTCAATTTGAAGTGGACAGGTCTCGGGTCGGATTCTCGCGACGCGGGTGTGCGGTTCGTTGA
- the LOC130739599 gene encoding uncharacterized protein LOC130739599: protein MSSLAAARADNFYYPPEWDPSQGSLNNFHGQHALRERARKLDQGILIIRFEMPFNIWCGGCNSMIGKGVRFNAEKKQVGNYYSTKIWSFTMKSACCRHEIVIQTDPKNCEYVIISGAQKKTEDYDVEDAEVLELATNEERSLLADPFYRLEHGEEDLKKKKEAEPVLVRLQRLSDTRHSDDYALNKSLRAQLRSQKKRVAEEETASRKRGLGIRLLPATEQDAATAKQVKFLTKFDKNRKDKRALINSASIFPSSSSTSDKRRLELESKRRKISATAASSLLTGGLKPSSWSQGTIPSSRQKGASMTVRR from the exons ATG TCTTCGCTTGCGGCTGCGAGAGCGGACAACTTTTACTATCCCCCAGAATGGGACCCCAGTCAG GGTTCACTGAACAATTTTCATGGCCAACATGCTTTGCGGGAGAGGGCGAGGAAATTAGATCAGGGTATCCTGATCATAAG GTTTGAGATGCCTTTCAACATATGGTGTGGAGGATGCAATTCAATGATTGGAAAGGGTGTCCGGTTCAATGCAGAGAAAAAACAAGTTGGAAATTATTACTCAACGAAG ATATGGAGCTTTACCATGAAGTCTGCATGCTGTAGACATGAGATTGTCATTCAGACTGATCCTAAGAACTGTGAATATGTCATTATCAGTGGAGCCCAGAAAAAAACTGAAGATTATGATGTTGAGGATGCAGAAGTTTTGGAATTAGCTACCAATGAAG aGAGGAGTTTGCTTGCAGATCCATTTTACCGCCTTGAACATGGAGAAgaagatttgaaaaaaaagaaggaaGCTGAACCAGTGCTTGTGCGTCTCCAGCGGCTATCTGATACCAGGCACTCAGATGACTATGCTCTCAATAAGTCTCTCCGGGCCCAACTTAGA AGTCAAAAGAAAAGAGTTGCTGAAGAAGAGACTGCTTCCAGGAAAAGGGGCCTTGGCATACGACTACTTCCTGCTACAGAACAAGATGCAGCTACTGCAAAACAAGTGAAGTTTTTAACCAAGTTTGACAAGAATCGGAAGGATAAACGGGCATTAATCAATTCCGCATCCATCTTCCCTTCTAGTTCTTCCACGTCTGATAAGAGAAGGCTAGAACTGGAgtctaaaagaagaaaaatatctGCAACTGCGGCATCCAGTCTTCTAACCGGTGGACTTAAGCCATCATCATGGTCTCAGGGTACTATTCCTTCAAGCAGGCAAAAAGGAGCTTCAATGACCGTAAGACGTTAG